GGACCTTGTCACCGACGGTGGGGCCGTACATGTCGGCGTAGGCTTGGCGGCTGATTTTCATGTGTGTGCCCTGAAATATTTGTGTTGAATGTGAAATCGCTATCGGGGGCAAGCCCCCTACCACCTTTGGAATGCGTTCCCCTGTGGGAGGGGGCTTGCCCCCGATGAGGCCCTAAAGGTCGCCCATGATCCGCCCGGCAAACCCGAACACCCGCCGCCCGCCGCTCAAATCCACCAGCTCGACCTCACGGCTCTGCCCCGGCTCGAACCGCACCGCCGTGCCCGCCGGAATATTCAGGCGCATGCCGCGGCTCAATGGGCGGTCAAATGTCAGCGCATCATTGGTCTCGAAAAAATGGTAGTGCGAACCCACCTGGATCGGCCGGTCGCCGCTGTTGGCCACACTGAGGGTGACGGTGCGTCGGCCGACGTTGAGTTCGATCTCGCCAGGCTGGATCTGATATTCGCCAGGAATCATGCAGGTTGCCCCAGGGTCTTGAAGTAGATGGCGGTCGGGCTATAGCGCCCGTCCGGGCTTTGGCAGTAGTCGGGCAGTTCACCGATCTTGGTGTAGCGCAGCGACTGGTAGAAGGCTTCGGCAGGCGAGCCGGCTTCGGTGTCCAGGTACAGCAGGCCGCGCTTGTGCTGGCGCGCGGCGAGTTCCAGGGTGTTCATCAATTGTTGGCCCAGGCCGTGGCGCCGCGCGTTGCTGTGCACCAGCAGCTTTTGCACTTCGGCGCGGTTCAGGCCGTTGGCTTTCTGGCACAGCGCCAACTGCACGCTGGCGATCACCTGCTCATCGCGCACCACCACCCACAGCAACAGGCTGGCGTCTTCAATGCTCGCCTGTACCCCGTCCAGATAGGCACGGGCCTGGGCTTCATCGAAGTCGGCCATGAAACCCACCGACGCACCGTGCTTGACCGCATCCAGCAACAGCTCGATCAGGCCCCGACGGTAGTGGGCAAAACTTTCAGCATTGACTCGACGCAGTTGCGCGGCGTTCATCGAACTCACTCCTTGGGCGGTTGCGCGCCCGGATTCAATGTCAGTTGCATAAAGGTCAGGTCCAGCCAGCGGCCGAACTTGATGCCCACTTGGGGCATTTGCCCGGTGGTGACGAACCCCAGGCGTTCATGCAGGCGGATCGAGGCCAGGTTGCCGCTTTCGATGGCCGCCACCATCACATGCTTGCCACAGGTTCTGGCGCGTTCGATCAGCGCCTGCATCAGCCGTGGGCCAAGGCCCTTGCCGCGCTGGTCGTTGCGTACATACACCGAGTGTTCGACGCTGTAGCGGTAGCCTTCGAACGCGCGCCAATCGCCGAACGAGGCATAGCCGATCACTTGCTCATTTTCGGTCGCCACCAGAATCGGATAGCCCTGGGCCTGGCGTGCACTGAGCCAGGCCTGGCGGTTGCCGAGATCCACCAGTTGTTCGTTCCAGATCGCCGTGGTGTTGAGTACCGCGTCGTTGTAGATGTCGCGGATCGCCGGCAGGTCTTGCTCGGTTGCATCACGAATCATGGGCGTGCCTCACGCGATGGGTTGGTGGACGGTCACCAGCTTGGTGCCATCGGGGAAGGTGGCTTCCACCTGGATGTCCGGGATCATTTCCGGGATGCCTTCCATCACCTGTTCACGGCTGAGCAGGGTGGTGCCGTAGTGCATCAGGTCGGCCACGGTGCGGCCATCGCGGGCGCCTTCCATCAAGGCGGCGGAGATATAGGCGATGGTTTCCGGGTAGTTGAGCTTCACACCGCGCGCCAGGCGCCGTTCGGCCACTAGGCCTGCGGTGAAGATCAGCAGTTTGTCTTTTTCCCGTGGGGTCAGGTCCATGGTTCAAGGTCCTTCAAAGAATGCATTCTTAAATACAACAGAGATCAAGTGTGGGAGGGGGCTTGCCCCCGATAGGGCAGTATCAGGCAATACAGCTGTCACTGACCCACCGCCATCGGGAGCAAGCCCCCTCCCACATTTTGATCTTCATGTGCTCCAGATTCGTGGTGCAACCGCCTCTCGCCCAAACATGGCGCGGCGTAACAATTTCCATAAATCAATCAACCATCCCCGCGCCAGCAGCGCTTCGCTGGCCAGGCAGCGGGCGACCAGCAAGCCGGGCAGTTGGGTCAGGTCGCCGCGCACGGCATGGGGCAGGGCGCGGCAGTGTTCGAGTAATTCGGGCTCGATATCGCCGGTCACCAGCAGGGTGGCGAACACCGGTTGGCCATCCAGGCCGATGGGCGAGTCGAGCAGGCCATCGGCGCCCACAATGCGCTGGCGCTCGTGCCAGAGCAACTGGCCGTCGCGGCGGATATCCAGGTGCGATTGAAAGTGGCCCAGGTCGAATCGCTCGCCACTGGCCGGACGCCCCAGGGCGATCACGTCCCAGTAGAACAGCCGGGCATCGCCGTGCAGGTCGATGCGGGTGCTGAGTTCGGCCTGGGCGGCGCTGAACACAATGGTTTCCTGGGGCAGCCATTCCAGGGTCGCGCCGGCCTCCACGGTGAGATCAAGTTGCTGATACGCCGGGCCGCTGGCGCGATACCACTTCGCCGCGCCGGGGCTGGTCAATTGCGCCCACGCACCCTCGGCGACATGGGCGCGGATGTCCAGGCGGTCACCGCCGGCAATCCCGCCAGGCGGGTGCACGATGATGTGCTGGCACACCTCGGGGCCTTCGGCATACAGGTGCTTTTGCACCCGCAGCGGGCCAAGGTGACGGCGCATCACCGGGCGCGTGGTGTCGCCGAAACGCGCGTAGCCGAGGTCCAGCTCGGCGTGCCAGCTGGGGGTGAACAGGGCAGGGGAAACGGGCAGGTTCATGGTTTCTTGTGCTTATCGTCAGGACGCTACAGGTTAGATGGTAACCAAACCGCGCACACCCTCACTCTCCATATTTTCACCACGGCCCTGCTGCACGATTTCACCGCGCGACATCACCAGGTACTGGTCGGCCAGCTCGGCGGCAAAGTCGTAGAACTGCTCCACCAACAGGATTGCCATATCGCCGCGCGCCGCGAGCTTCTTGATCACGGCGCCGATCTCCTTGATCACCGAGGGCTGGATGCCTTCGGTGGGCTCATCGAGGATCAACAGGCGCGGGCGGCTGGCCAGGGCGCGGCCGATGGCCAACTGTTGCTGCTGGCCGCCGGACAGGTCGCCGCCGCGCCGGTGCTTCATTTGCAGCAAAACTGGGAACAGTTCATAGATAAACGCCGGCACTTCCTTGGCTTCGGCACCGGGGAAACGCGACAGGCCCATCAGCAGGTTTTCTTCCACCGTCAGCCGCCCGAAAATCTCCCGGCCCTGGGGCACATAGGCGATCCCTGCGTGCACCCGCTGGTGCGGCTTGAAGCCGGTGATGGCCTTGCCCTCCCAGTTCACCGCGCCTTCCTTGGCCGGCAGCAAACCCATCAGGCATTTGAGCAGGGTGGTCTTGCCCACGCCGTTACGGCCGAGCAGGCAGGTGACCTCGCCGATCTTCACGTCGAAGGACAGCCCGCGCAGGATGTGGCTACCGCCGTAGTACTGGTGCAGCTTGTCGACTTGCAGCATGTTCAGTTCTCCTTAGCGACCGAGGTACACCTCGATCACCCGCTCATTTTCCTGCACCTGTTCCAGCGACCCTTCGGCCAGCACGCTGCCCTGGTGCAACACGGTCACGTGGTCGGCAATCGAGCCGACAAAGCCCATGTCGTGTTCCACCACCATCAACGAATGCTTGCCCGCCAGGCGCTTGAACAGTTCGGCGGTGAATTCGGTCTCGGCGTCGGTCATGCCCGCCACCGGTTCGTCCAGCAGCAACAGTTGCGGGTCTTGCATCAGCAGCATGCCGATTTCCAGGAACTGTTTTTGCCCGTGGGAGAGCAGCCCGGCGGGCCGATGCACGGAGGCGGTGAGGCGGATGGTGTCGAGCACTTCGTCGATTCCATCCTTTTGCTCGCCGCTCAGGCGCGCACGCAGGCTGGCCCACACCGACTTGTCGGTCTTCTGCGCCAGCTCCAGGTTTTCGAACACGCTCAGGGCTTCGAACACCGTGGGTTTCTGGAACTTGCGGCCGATGCCGGCCTGGGCGATCTGCACTTCGCTCATGCTGGTCAAGTCGAGGGTTTCGCCAAACCAGGCCTTGCCGTGGCTGGGCCGGGTCTTGCCGGTGATCACGTCCATCAGGGTGGTCTTGCCCGCGCCGTTGGGGCCGATGATGCAGCGCAATTCACCGACGCCGATGTACAGGTTCAAGTCGTTGAGCGCCTTGAACCCATCGAAGCTGACGCTGATATCTTCCAGGGTCAGGATGGTGCCGTGGCGGGTGTTCAGGCCGGTGCCTGCGGCCTGGCCGATGCCGATGGCATCGCGGCCGCTGCCCGCATCGAAAATAGGTTCGAGCATGACGTTCCTCATTTCTTCAACAGCCCGATAACGCCCTTGGGCAGGTACAGGGTGACGATGATGAACAGCGCCCCGAGGAAGAACAGCCAGTACTCCGGGAAGGCCACGGTGAACCAGCTCTTCATGCCGTTGACCACGCCGGCGCCAAGCAACGGCCCGATCAGCGTGCCACGCCCGCCCAGGGCCACCCACACGGCGGCTTCGATGGAGTTGGTCGGCGACATTTCACTCGGGTTGATGATGCCCACCTGCGGCACGTACAACGCGCCTGCCAGGCCGCACAGCACCGCGCTCAGCACCCACACGAACAGCTTGAAGCCGCGCGGGTCGTAGCCGCAGAACATCAGGCGGTTCTCGGCATCGCGCAGGGCGGTCAGCACCCGGCCGAACTTGCTCCGGGCCAGGCGCCAGCCGATGTACAGGCTCGCCACCAGCAGCACCACCGTGGCCACGAACAGCACGGCCCGTGTGCCTGGTTCGGTGATGCCGAAACCGAGGATGCTGCGGAAGTTGGTGAAGCCGTTATTGCCGCCGAACCCGGTCTCGTTGCGAAAGAACAACAGCATCCCGGCAAAGGTCAGCGCCTGGGTCATGATCGAGAAATACACGCCCTTGATCCGCGAGCGAAAGGCGAAAAAACCGAACACCAGCGCCAGCACGCCCGGCGCCAACACCACCAGGCACAGGGCCCAGAGGAAGTGCTCGGTGCCGACCCAATACCAGGGCAATTCGGTCCACGACAAAAACGTCATGAACGCCGGCAGCTCATCGCCGGAAGCCTGGCGCATCAGGTACATGCCCATGGCATAGCCGCCGAGGGCAAAGAACAGGCCGTGACCCAGGGACAACATCCCCGCGTAGCCCCACACCAGGTCCAGGGCCAGGGCGACAATGGCGTAGCAGAGGATCTTGCCCACCAGTGTCAGGGTGTAGGCCGATACATGCAGCGGGTTTTCCGGCGACAGCAGCGAACACAACGGCAGGGCCAGCAGCAGCAACAGCACCACCGCGCCGACTGCAATCGTCACCTGGGTGCCGGCCTTTTGCGTGGCCGTAAGCATCAATGGCTGGTTCATCAGTCGATCACCCGTCCTTTCAGTGCGAAGAGTCCCTGCGGGCGTTTCTGGATAAACAGAATGATCAACGCGAGGATCAGGATCTTGCCGAGCACGGCACCGATCTGTGGTTCCAGGATCTTGTTGGCGATACCCAAGCCAAACGCCGCCATGACGCTACCGGCCAACTGGCCGACACCGCCGAGCACCACCACCAGGAACGAGTCGATGATATAGCTCTGGCCCAGGTCCGGACCGACGTTGCCGATCTGGCTCAGCGCCACCCCGCCAAGCCCGGCGATGCCGGAGCCCAGGCCAAAGGCGAGCATGTCCACACGCCCGGTGGGCACGCCGCAGCAGGCGGCCATGTTGCGGTTCTGGGTGACGGCGCGCACGTTGAGGCCCAGGCGGGTCTTGTTCAGCAGCAGCCACGTCAGCACCACCACAAACAGTGCGAAGGCGATGATCACGATGCGGTTGTACGGCAGCACCAGGTTGGGCAGCACCTGGATCCCGCCGGACAACCACGCAGGGTTGGAGACCTCGACGTTCTGCGCGCCGAACACCAGGCGCACCAGTTGGATCAGCATCAGGCTGATGCCCCAGGTGGCGAGCAGGGTTTCCAGCGGGCGCCCGTACAGGTGACGAATCACCGTACGTTCCAGGGCCATGCCGATGGCGGCGGTGACGAAGAACGCCACCGGCAGCGCGATCAACGGGTAGAACTCGATGGCCGCCGGCACGTAGCGCTGCATCAGCAGCTGCACCACATAGGTGGAGTAGGCGCCGAGCATCAGCATCTCGCCGTGGGCCATGTTGATCACACCGAGCAGGCCGAAGGTGATCGCCAGGCCCAGGGCCGCCAGCAGCAGGATCGAGCCCAGGGACATGCCGCTGAAGGCCTGGCCGAGGATCTCACCCATCATCAGTTTTCGTTTGACCTGTGCCAGGCTGGTCTCGGCGGCGGTGTGCACGGCGGCGTCGGTTTCCACCCCGGGCGCCAGCAGCGCTTCGAGGCGCGTGCGGGCCAGCGGGTCGCCGGTACTGCCGAGCAAACGCACGGCGGCGAGGCGCACGGCCGGGTCGGTGTCGACCAGTTGCAGGTTGGCCAGGGCCAGGCTGAGGGCGGTGTGCACGTCCTCATTGGTCTCGGCGGCGACCTGCTGGTCAAGAAACTTGAGTTGCGCAGGTTGCGCGCTTTTTTGCAGGGTGCGTGCCGCGGCCAGGCGCACCTTGGGGTCGGCGGCGAGCAGTTGCTGGCTGGCCTGCACGTTGTCGATCAAGCCGCGCAGGCGGTTGTTCAGGCGCACGGTCTTGGTCTCGCCGTTGAGCGTGAGCTGACCTTGTTGCAGGGCGTCCACCAACTCGATGCGCGCCGGGTCGGGCTGGGCGGCCCAGTCCTGGAGGAGCTTGGCTTGTTGCGTCGGGTTGGCGGCCAGGAAGTCTTCGGCGTCGCCGGCATGTACCGCCAAAGGCAGTAACAGCAGCAATGCCAGGAAATAGCGATTGAGGGCAGCGGGCATAAACAAATGTCCTAGTCATGCGCGGACAGTGTGGGAGGGGGCTTGCCCCCGATAGCAGTGGGTCAGTGACAAGTGCATTGCCTGACACGCCGCTATCGGGGGCAAGCCCCCTCCCACAGTTGACCTGTGGTCGGGCTTTAGTTGCTCTTCACCGCGTAGTCCGGCTTTTTGTCATTGCCAGGAATGTACGGGCTCCACGGCTGCGCCCGGATCGGCTCCTGGGTCTGCCACACCACCGAGAACTGCCCATCGGATTGGATCTCGCCGATCATCACCGGCTTGTGCAGGTGGTGGTTGGTCTTGTCCATGGTCAGGGTAAAGCCCGACGGCGCGGCGAAGGTCTGGCCGGCCAGGGCTTCGCGCACTTTGTCGACGTCGGTGGACTTGGCTTTCTCGGCTGCCTGCGCCCACATGTGGATGCCCACGTAGGTGGCTTCCATCGGGTCGTTGGTCACCGCTTTGTCCGCGCCCGGCAGGTTGTGTTTCTTCGCGTAGGCTTTCCAGTCGGCGACAAACTTCTTGTTCACCGGGTTCTCCACTGACTGGAAGTAGTTCCAGGCCGCGAGGTTGCCCACCAGCGGCTTGGTGTCGATGCCGCGCAGTTCTTCTTCACCCACGGAGAAGGCCACCACCGGTACGTCGGTCGCCTTCAAACCCTGGTTGGCCAGCTCCTTGTAGAACGGCACGTTGGAGTCGCCGTTCACGGTGGAAATCACCGCCGTCTTGCCACCGGCGGAGAACTTCTTGATGTTGGCGACGATGGTCTGGTAATCGGCATGGCCGAACGGGGTGTAGACCTCTTCGATGTCCTTGTCCGCCACGCCTTTGGAATGCAGGAACGAGCGCAGGATCTTGTTGGTGGTGCGCGGGTACACATAGTCGGTGCCGAGCAGGAAGAAACGCTTGGCGCTGCCGCCTTCTTCGCTCATCAGGTATTCCACCGCCGGGATCGCCTGCTGGTTCGGCGCCGCACCGGTGTAGAACACGTTCGGCGACATCTCTTCACCCTCGTATTGCACCGGGTAGAACAGCAGGCCGTTGAGCTCTTCGAACACCGGCAATACCGACTTGCGCGACACCGAGGTCCAGCAGCCAAACACCACGGCGACCTTGTCCTGGGTCAGCAGCTGCCGGCCCTTTTCCGCGAATAACGGCCAGTTCGACGCCGGGTCCACCACCACCGGCTCAAGCATCTTGCCGTTCACCCCGCCCTTGGCGTTGATCTCGTCGATGGTCATCAGCGCCATGTCTTTGAGGGACGTTTCGGAGATGGCCATGGTCCCGGAGAGCGAGTGCAGGATGCCGACCTTGATGGTCTCGGCGGCCTGCACGGTCCAGGTCAGGCCCATGGCGACAATGGAGGCGGACAGGGTGAAAGCCTTGATCAAGCTGCGACGCTTCATGGTGCGGTCTCCGTAAACGTTTAGTTTTTTTTGATAGGCCGATGTGAACGCTGAAGGGGTACTAGCAAGGGCTGTGCCCGATGGCCAAACACCCGGTTTTGCGGGGGCTGGAGCCCGGTGCCTGGCGTTGGCGCACCAATGCGGAGCGTGCAGGCGTTGGCGGTGCAGGGGATGCGCCTAAAGAGTGCCTGGGGGCCTCGATAACTATGCAGCGCCCTGCTGGCGGTTCAAGCGAGGACGCTTCTGCATGGCAAGCGTTGTGCGAGCCCGGTGCCCATGGGCACCGACGACGAACATGATCAAGGGAGTGTCATGCAAGAGCATTTATCCAGAGAGGAGCGCGCGGCAGCGAGGGGCCTTCGATACACCCTCAGCCCTGGGTTTATCAGTGCCGACGATGCTGCACGCTATGTGCACGAGCGCATTGGCGACAAGCGCGATCGCGAGTACGGCAGTGTCATTCTCCAGCGCCTGGCCGATAGCAAAGTGTTTGCCACCGAGCCGATTCCCGGCAAGGCGGCGACGTTCGACTTTTCGCTGTTGCTGGAGCGCGGGGCGCAGAACGAGTTCCTCGATCCTGCGGGCTACAAACTGGTGGGCGGGGTGCATTCTCACCCTGACCAGTTTGCCCAGCTCAAGGCCCTCAATCCCGGTTATCGGGATCGCCAGGTGCGTATCTTCAACAGCTTTTTTTCCACCCGCGATGTGGTCTTCAACCACTACGAAGGGCGTGCGTTCGGCACCGCCTACTTGTCGGGCCCCCAGGGTGTATTGCTCAAGTACCAGCCGGGTTTTTCCGAGGCCGAACGCAAGTTTGTCGACTGGATCGACGACGTCAGCACGGCCGTGCCCGCCGATGGTCACGATGGCACGCTCGAAGGCTTTATCAAGAAAGTGGCGTCGGTAGGCCGCCTGTCGTTGCTGGTCGCCAGCGATGACTGGGGCGGGGTGCCCGGTGTCATCGATCAGCGCTGGCGGCCCTATCTGCCACTGAACAGCGGCCAGCCCACCATCGCCTGTGGGGCGGTGTATCCCGAGGCCACCCAGGCGCTCAACGCCGTGCAGGCGCGCATGCGGCGCATGCCGAATGTCAGCCAGATGGCCCTGCTGCTCAAGCATGAGCTGCGCGATGAATTCGCCGCCACCCAGCCCTTCGTACTCAGCAGTGCCGAGCAGTTGCCCACCGACAACCACCTGCCTTTGCTGGCGGGCGGGCCACCCTTGCCGGAAGGCTTTCACCTGCAGGGCTTCTTCTATCTGTCGCGGCCGGTACCGGCGCAGTTTCCGACGGTGGAACCGTGGCTGTACCAGCAGTTCTTCAGCCCTCGGGAGCTGGCGGCCTACATCGCCACG
This genomic window from Pseudomonas marginalis contains:
- the ureA gene encoding urease subunit gamma, whose amino-acid sequence is MDLTPREKDKLLIFTAGLVAERRLARGVKLNYPETIAYISAALMEGARDGRTVADLMHYGTTLLSREQVMEGIPEMIPDIQVEATFPDGTKLVTVHQPIA
- the urtC gene encoding urea ABC transporter permease subunit UrtC; the encoded protein is MNQPLMLTATQKAGTQVTIAVGAVVLLLLLALPLCSLLSPENPLHVSAYTLTLVGKILCYAIVALALDLVWGYAGMLSLGHGLFFALGGYAMGMYLMRQASGDELPAFMTFLSWTELPWYWVGTEHFLWALCLVVLAPGVLALVFGFFAFRSRIKGVYFSIMTQALTFAGMLLFFRNETGFGGNNGFTNFRSILGFGITEPGTRAVLFVATVVLLVASLYIGWRLARSKFGRVLTALRDAENRLMFCGYDPRGFKLFVWVLSAVLCGLAGALYVPQVGIINPSEMSPTNSIEAAVWVALGGRGTLIGPLLGAGVVNGMKSWFTVAFPEYWLFFLGALFIIVTLYLPKGVIGLLKK
- the urtE gene encoding urea ABC transporter ATP-binding subunit UrtE produces the protein MLQVDKLHQYYGGSHILRGLSFDVKIGEVTCLLGRNGVGKTTLLKCLMGLLPAKEGAVNWEGKAITGFKPHQRVHAGIAYVPQGREIFGRLTVEENLLMGLSRFPGAEAKEVPAFIYELFPVLLQMKHRRGGDLSGGQQQQLAIGRALASRPRLLILDEPTEGIQPSVIKEIGAVIKKLAARGDMAILLVEQFYDFAAELADQYLVMSRGEIVQQGRGENMESEGVRGLVTI
- a CDS encoding GNAT family N-acetyltransferase; translation: MIRDATEQDLPAIRDIYNDAVLNTTAIWNEQLVDLGNRQAWLSARQAQGYPILVATENEQVIGYASFGDWRAFEGYRYSVEHSVYVRNDQRGKGLGPRLMQALIERARTCGKHVMVAAIESGNLASIRLHERLGFVTTGQMPQVGIKFGRWLDLTFMQLTLNPGAQPPKE
- the urtD gene encoding urea ABC transporter ATP-binding protein UrtD, producing the protein MRNVMLEPIFDAGSGRDAIGIGQAAGTGLNTRHGTILTLEDISVSFDGFKALNDLNLYIGVGELRCIIGPNGAGKTTLMDVITGKTRPSHGKAWFGETLDLTSMSEVQIAQAGIGRKFQKPTVFEALSVFENLELAQKTDKSVWASLRARLSGEQKDGIDEVLDTIRLTASVHRPAGLLSHGQKQFLEIGMLLMQDPQLLLLDEPVAGMTDAETEFTAELFKRLAGKHSLMVVEHDMGFVGSIADHVTVLHQGSVLAEGSLEQVQENERVIEVYLGR
- the urtB gene encoding urea ABC transporter permease subunit UrtB, translating into MPAALNRYFLALLLLLPLAVHAGDAEDFLAANPTQQAKLLQDWAAQPDPARIELVDALQQGQLTLNGETKTVRLNNRLRGLIDNVQASQQLLAADPKVRLAAARTLQKSAQPAQLKFLDQQVAAETNEDVHTALSLALANLQLVDTDPAVRLAAVRLLGSTGDPLARTRLEALLAPGVETDAAVHTAAETSLAQVKRKLMMGEILGQAFSGMSLGSILLLAALGLAITFGLLGVINMAHGEMLMLGAYSTYVVQLLMQRYVPAAIEFYPLIALPVAFFVTAAIGMALERTVIRHLYGRPLETLLATWGISLMLIQLVRLVFGAQNVEVSNPAWLSGGIQVLPNLVLPYNRIVIIAFALFVVVLTWLLLNKTRLGLNVRAVTQNRNMAACCGVPTGRVDMLAFGLGSGIAGLGGVALSQIGNVGPDLGQSYIIDSFLVVVLGGVGQLAGSVMAAFGLGIANKILEPQIGAVLGKILILALIILFIQKRPQGLFALKGRVID
- a CDS encoding urease subunit beta translates to MIPGEYQIQPGEIELNVGRRTVTLSVANSGDRPIQVGSHYHFFETNDALTFDRPLSRGMRLNIPAGTAVRFEPGQSREVELVDLSGGRRVFGFAGRIMGDL
- a CDS encoding GNAT family N-acetyltransferase, with product MNAAQLRRVNAESFAHYRRGLIELLLDAVKHGASVGFMADFDEAQARAYLDGVQASIEDASLLLWVVVRDEQVIASVQLALCQKANGLNRAEVQKLLVHSNARRHGLGQQLMNTLELAARQHKRGLLYLDTEAGSPAEAFYQSLRYTKIGELPDYCQSPDGRYSPTAIYFKTLGQPA
- a CDS encoding urease accessory protein UreD translates to MNLPVSPALFTPSWHAELDLGYARFGDTTRPVMRRHLGPLRVQKHLYAEGPEVCQHIIVHPPGGIAGGDRLDIRAHVAEGAWAQLTSPGAAKWYRASGPAYQQLDLTVEAGATLEWLPQETIVFSAAQAELSTRIDLHGDARLFYWDVIALGRPASGERFDLGHFQSHLDIRRDGQLLWHERQRIVGADGLLDSPIGLDGQPVFATLLVTGDIEPELLEHCRALPHAVRGDLTQLPGLLVARCLASEALLARGWLIDLWKLLRRAMFGREAVAPRIWST
- the urtA gene encoding urea ABC transporter substrate-binding protein translates to MKRRSLIKAFTLSASIVAMGLTWTVQAAETIKVGILHSLSGTMAISETSLKDMALMTIDEINAKGGVNGKMLEPVVVDPASNWPLFAEKGRQLLTQDKVAVVFGCWTSVSRKSVLPVFEELNGLLFYPVQYEGEEMSPNVFYTGAAPNQQAIPAVEYLMSEEGGSAKRFFLLGTDYVYPRTTNKILRSFLHSKGVADKDIEEVYTPFGHADYQTIVANIKKFSAGGKTAVISTVNGDSNVPFYKELANQGLKATDVPVVAFSVGEEELRGIDTKPLVGNLAAWNYFQSVENPVNKKFVADWKAYAKKHNLPGADKAVTNDPMEATYVGIHMWAQAAEKAKSTDVDKVREALAGQTFAAPSGFTLTMDKTNHHLHKPVMIGEIQSDGQFSVVWQTQEPIRAQPWSPYIPGNDKKPDYAVKSN